In a genomic window of Glaciimonas sp. PCH181:
- a CDS encoding alpha/beta fold hydrolase, translating to MASTFLYGENVHANGIRQHFLRFGGRGTPLVLLPGVTSPAITWGFVAERLGEKYDVYVIDVRGRGLSEASDALDYRIEACAKDVSEFVVAIGLQHYALMGHSFGARIAIKTAVKYPSSGLERMVLVDPPVSGPNRRPYPAKIDFYLDAIRQMARGDGYEAMRRFMPTWSDAHLRLRAEWLHTCNERAVVDAYNDFHQDDMHADLPFISVPTLLIAAGRGDVIRPDELDEIQRLTPGLATTWVPTAGHMIPWDDEAAFFSSLGDFLDVTRNTMPKAVPISAHR from the coding sequence ATGGCAAGTACATTTTTATATGGGGAGAACGTTCACGCCAATGGCATTCGGCAGCACTTCCTCAGATTCGGCGGCCGCGGAACACCGTTGGTCTTGCTACCTGGAGTTACCAGTCCGGCCATAACATGGGGATTCGTTGCCGAGCGGCTTGGCGAGAAATATGACGTTTACGTCATCGATGTCCGTGGTCGCGGCCTTTCTGAGGCAAGTGACGCGCTAGATTATCGAATTGAGGCCTGCGCAAAAGACGTTTCCGAATTTGTCGTAGCAATCGGGCTGCAACACTACGCGTTGATGGGCCATTCGTTTGGTGCGCGAATCGCCATCAAGACAGCAGTGAAATATCCCTCCAGCGGCCTTGAGCGAATGGTGCTCGTGGATCCGCCAGTGAGCGGCCCCAATCGACGTCCATATCCGGCAAAGATCGACTTTTATCTAGATGCGATTCGACAAATGGCCCGTGGGGACGGGTATGAGGCCATGCGTCGCTTTATGCCGACCTGGTCTGATGCGCACCTGCGTCTTCGTGCTGAGTGGCTGCACACTTGTAATGAAAGAGCTGTGGTAGATGCTTACAATGATTTTCACCAAGACGATATGCACGCCGATTTGCCTTTCATTTCCGTACCCACGTTGCTAATCGCAGCCGGACGCGGCGACGTCATCCGCCCCGATGAACTGGACGAAATTCAACGGTTGACGCCCGGGCTTGCCACAACTTGGGTGCCAACCGCAGGTCACATGATTCCTTGGGACGACGAAGCTGCGTTCTTCTCATCGCTGGGTGATTTCCTCGACGTGACGAGGAACACCATGCCGAAAGCCGTACCTATCTCCGCACACCGCTGA
- a CDS encoding cytosine permease, which translates to MNLIHDIRKLGEDDVLDTRSILERVAGHEEETEDYSLRRVPATWRWSAWGALWSFSGILTAMAFPLTAGLLTMFYGGPATLIAFAMTLVYTWIGVFYFARKASDEGALEVLMSKQTFGFIGSAYQFIAYGFLGALYFALEGHVMASSLTEVTGWSTSLSAAVVCILFIPLSIFGMKFISLFQGVTIWLYLIGIGLVLYYIWSDANPSISALRAGPAWWLVNPSNAALNWVNILGAFGATSGVLGAIMILICTEQARFARRVERKKAAFLFAGIGMTACNILTPILGVYLFAATGGKVPDPGVSITKLLGGLGLALIILTQLRINVINVYFGTNALENFTSVVLKVSWSRVVYIVPFLLICYLLIVSPWLQKFGVIMTMLSVFLVNWANVMLGEFWLVRRRIGIPRWSEFRRGYLPSYNKIGLFAMWVPTIVGVIMGSGTFGPKIAALAVPVTGISAFFLPALISMLMSSDGVVREYFARAPVSTKSLNMTQICPVDGTTQHRSDFVLCPYHGNKFISSTACASERNCRTMCHKTATRV; encoded by the coding sequence ATGAATCTGATTCATGACATTCGAAAACTTGGCGAGGATGATGTTCTGGATACGCGCAGTATCTTAGAGCGCGTCGCTGGTCATGAAGAGGAGACGGAGGATTATTCGCTGCGGCGGGTTCCTGCGACTTGGCGGTGGTCTGCCTGGGGTGCACTGTGGAGTTTTTCCGGAATTCTCACCGCAATGGCTTTCCCGCTAACCGCCGGATTGCTGACCATGTTCTACGGGGGGCCAGCAACCCTGATTGCTTTTGCAATGACACTGGTCTACACGTGGATTGGCGTCTTTTATTTCGCTCGTAAAGCGTCCGACGAAGGCGCGCTCGAAGTTTTAATGAGCAAGCAGACCTTTGGATTCATCGGATCGGCTTACCAGTTTATTGCCTATGGCTTTCTCGGAGCCCTTTACTTTGCTCTCGAAGGCCATGTCATGGCGAGTAGTTTGACAGAAGTGACCGGTTGGTCCACTTCGCTGAGTGCTGCCGTCGTCTGCATCCTCTTCATACCCCTCTCGATTTTCGGTATGAAGTTTATTTCATTATTTCAAGGTGTCACGATCTGGTTGTATTTGATCGGTATCGGTCTCGTCCTTTATTACATCTGGTCGGATGCTAACCCAAGTATTTCCGCTCTACGTGCGGGTCCTGCCTGGTGGCTCGTCAACCCAAGCAACGCCGCACTGAATTGGGTCAATATCCTTGGAGCGTTCGGCGCTACGTCTGGCGTGCTTGGCGCAATCATGATTCTCATCTGCACCGAACAAGCACGTTTTGCGCGCAGGGTAGAACGTAAAAAAGCTGCATTTCTGTTCGCCGGAATTGGAATGACCGCCTGCAACATTCTCACGCCCATTCTCGGTGTATATTTATTCGCTGCAACCGGCGGTAAAGTCCCTGATCCCGGCGTATCAATCACAAAACTCCTTGGCGGATTGGGTCTTGCCCTCATCATCCTGACGCAGCTTCGGATTAACGTCATCAATGTTTACTTTGGGACCAACGCGCTCGAGAATTTCACTTCCGTGGTACTGAAAGTGAGTTGGAGCCGTGTAGTTTATATTGTCCCCTTCCTGCTCATCTGCTACCTGTTGATCGTATCGCCGTGGCTACAAAAATTCGGCGTCATCATGACGATGCTGAGTGTCTTCTTAGTCAATTGGGCCAACGTCATGCTGGGCGAGTTCTGGCTGGTCAGGCGGCGTATTGGCATTCCACGCTGGAGCGAATTCAGGCGCGGCTATCTGCCGTCGTACAACAAAATCGGTTTGTTTGCCATGTGGGTGCCGACGATTGTGGGTGTAATTATGGGTAGTGGCACGTTTGGGCCCAAGATTGCGGCCCTCGCCGTACCTGTGACAGGAATATCGGCATTTTTTCTTCCTGCGTTGATTTCTATGCTCATGAGCTCTGACGGCGTAGTGCGCGAATATTTTGCGAGAGCCCCGGTATCGACGAAGTCGTTGAACATGACGCAGATATGTCCTGTTGACGGGACAACGCAGCATCGAAGTGACTTTGTTCTCTGTCCCTATCACGGCAACAAATTTATATCGTCAACGGCTTGCGCGTCTGAAAGAAACTGCCGAACAATGTGTCATAAAACTGCAACACGCGTTTGA
- a CDS encoding nuclear transport factor 2 family protein yields the protein MTPKELVTAFVEAHNAHDVDKMMSYLSEDSVMIDVASPIPLNSKEDVRKLFNMIFASIDIHFEITGMISEGNKAFAALRTTGDATGIWAGRDITGARCDVFEGMFVETNGEQIKTTMFYSDTATLSKQLGGYPPALNMSAEIEDIM from the coding sequence ATGACGCCGAAAGAACTAGTTACCGCTTTTGTTGAGGCACACAACGCGCATGACGTGGACAAAATGATGAGCTACCTGAGCGAGGACAGCGTCATGATCGACGTCGCATCGCCCATTCCTCTGAACAGTAAAGAAGATGTGCGAAAGCTGTTCAACATGATTTTTGCGTCGATTGACATTCATTTTGAGATTACAGGGATGATTTCGGAGGGCAACAAGGCCTTCGCTGCGTTGCGCACAACAGGCGACGCAACTGGCATTTGGGCAGGCCGCGATATCACTGGCGCGCGCTGCGACGTCTTTGAGGGAATGTTCGTGGAAACGAATGGAGAACAGATAAAGACGACGATGTTTTACAGTGATACGGCGACACTTTCTAAGCAATTAGGCGGCTATCCGCCGGCGCTTAACATGTCAGCAGAGATCGAAGACATTATGTGA
- a CDS encoding SRPBCC family protein, whose protein sequence is MKLSDLQSTRWTLDHPDLGTGPVSVESYSSPEYFEQIKEKVFKKTWLCTGKRIDEIPNPGDYFLEETEITGTSIIIIRGLDGVIRGFHNTCLHRGTQLLFDSYGSVKGKLTCIYHGWAYALNGKNVVITEREMFFDIENMEKDLVAVSVDTWAGFIFLNLDPNPKETLLKHLGPELDNLFGDYPFETTTVQVSYRAELDCSWPVLRDSQIDGYHLKYLHKRSAPGFMESEESPNRHAYDFKLLGKHGFGSFFGNRAKISGDLSKSAPVASLASRVGQTLASDATAFVDVSEWAKGVNPTRASDWFFDILYIFPNFHIIFLGHQAYVGHKMMPGKAVDKSSWNARFFSPPIPSQGLVDEWGAEYMKYSLRDLWREDGNTTLGAQRSINSGVFTKMYLQDQEILIRHAERVLNETVRS, encoded by the coding sequence ATGAAACTCAGCGACCTACAGAGCACGCGCTGGACCTTGGACCACCCAGATCTTGGTACCGGACCCGTTTCGGTTGAGTCCTACAGTTCGCCTGAATACTTCGAACAGATAAAAGAAAAGGTTTTCAAGAAAACCTGGCTCTGTACCGGAAAACGAATCGACGAAATCCCAAATCCGGGTGATTATTTCCTCGAAGAGACGGAGATTACCGGTACCTCTATTATCATCATCCGTGGGCTCGATGGTGTAATCCGGGGGTTTCATAACACCTGTTTGCATCGAGGCACGCAACTGCTGTTCGACAGCTATGGTTCTGTCAAAGGCAAATTGACCTGTATTTACCACGGCTGGGCGTACGCGCTGAACGGCAAGAACGTGGTTATCACTGAACGCGAGATGTTCTTTGACATCGAGAATATGGAGAAGGACCTTGTTGCGGTTTCAGTCGATACCTGGGCCGGTTTCATCTTCCTGAATCTAGATCCGAATCCGAAAGAGACGCTACTTAAACATTTGGGCCCCGAGCTTGATAACTTGTTTGGGGACTACCCGTTTGAAACAACGACTGTGCAAGTATCTTATCGAGCAGAGCTTGATTGCAGTTGGCCAGTTCTTCGAGATTCACAAATCGACGGCTATCACCTGAAGTACTTGCACAAACGCTCCGCGCCCGGTTTCATGGAGTCGGAAGAATCCCCGAATCGTCATGCATACGATTTTAAGCTTTTGGGGAAGCACGGTTTTGGAAGCTTTTTCGGCAATCGGGCCAAGATCAGCGGAGATCTTTCCAAATCTGCTCCAGTCGCCTCACTGGCCAGCCGCGTCGGCCAAACGCTTGCAAGTGACGCCACCGCGTTTGTCGATGTTTCGGAGTGGGCGAAGGGCGTCAACCCGACGAGAGCTTCAGACTGGTTCTTCGATATTCTCTACATTTTCCCCAACTTTCACATCATCTTCCTCGGCCATCAAGCCTACGTCGGTCACAAAATGATGCCGGGCAAGGCAGTGGACAAGTCGAGTTGGAACGCAAGGTTCTTCTCGCCGCCGATTCCATCGCAAGGTCTTGTCGACGAATGGGGCGCGGAATATATGAAATATAGTCTTCGCGATTTGTGGCGCGAGGACGGAAATACAACGCTCGGTGCCCAACGCTCAATAAACTCTGGTGTGTTCACAAAAATGTATCTGCAGGACCAAGAGATTCTGATCCGGCATGCCGAAAGGGTCTTGAACGAGACCGTTCGTTCCTGA
- a CDS encoding isochorismatase family protein produces MSDSTMDLYRRQGFGCSLGKPSRPGLLIIDFINGFADPAIFGGGNINEAIAATVPVLEMARAMKWPIAHARIVFADDGANANIFSIKATSILKLTEDSVESAFVPELQPAPGELVIRKTSPSAFFETNLRSWLTQHNVDSLLIAGCSTSGCVRASVHDAMCCGFRPYVLMECVGDRATAPHEANLFDMQQKYAEVLSFREFQDRLAGNV; encoded by the coding sequence ATGAGCGACTCCACAATGGATCTTTACAGACGTCAGGGATTCGGCTGTTCGCTGGGGAAACCCTCGCGCCCAGGCCTTTTAATTATCGACTTTATTAACGGATTTGCAGATCCGGCAATCTTTGGTGGCGGGAATATCAACGAAGCTATTGCCGCGACTGTGCCTGTATTAGAGATGGCGCGAGCCATGAAATGGCCCATTGCTCATGCCCGAATCGTCTTTGCAGATGATGGCGCAAATGCCAATATTTTTTCTATTAAAGCCACTTCGATCCTCAAGCTGACGGAAGATTCTGTTGAAAGCGCGTTCGTCCCAGAGTTGCAGCCTGCTCCGGGAGAACTTGTTATCCGCAAGACCTCGCCTTCAGCTTTTTTTGAAACTAATTTGCGCTCGTGGCTGACCCAACATAATGTCGACTCACTGTTGATCGCGGGTTGCTCGACAAGCGGATGCGTCAGGGCAAGCGTTCACGACGCTATGTGCTGCGGTTTTCGGCCATACGTGCTCATGGAATGCGTTGGCGATCGCGCGACCGCACCGCATGAGGCGAATCTATTCGACATGCAGCAAAAATATGCAGAAGTACTTTCATTCAGAGAATTCCAAGACAGGCTGGCAGGTAATGTCTGA
- a CDS encoding 2,5-dihydroxypyridine 5,6-dioxygenase encodes MAVSDTEMVNAWTKVLKLSKLQEGQSVAILTDPSTNLQTLATAISASQGLGAIVTRIDLPAVNGGKSLSRDSSSYVGTTSLSGNHSALAALKACDLVLDLMLLLFSPEQEEILRGGTKILLAVEPPEILVRLIPTLEDREAVLIAADKLAAAKTMRVKSAAGTDIIFPLGSYPLLKEYGFVDEPGRWDHWPSGFVATWPTDRTAQGTIVLDSGDIWTPRKTYINTPIKLTVREGYVTSIEGGLDADLLKDYMEYFNDPDAYAISHVGWGLQKRARWSVLGLYNRESTLGMDARSFAGNFLFSLGPNNEVGGSNNSACHIDIPMRNCTVTLDGVDVVQKGCLTGDGASKTLN; translated from the coding sequence ATGGCAGTTAGCGATACTGAGATGGTCAATGCTTGGACAAAGGTCCTCAAACTTTCGAAATTACAGGAGGGGCAAAGTGTTGCAATTCTAACTGATCCCAGCACGAACCTTCAAACGCTTGCAACGGCTATATCTGCAAGCCAAGGACTGGGCGCAATTGTCACGCGTATAGATCTTCCGGCCGTAAATGGCGGTAAATCGTTGAGCCGAGACAGTAGCTCCTATGTAGGAACTACTTCTCTTAGCGGCAACCATTCTGCGCTTGCAGCATTGAAGGCATGTGATCTGGTGTTGGATCTCATGCTTCTCTTATTTTCCCCGGAACAAGAAGAAATTCTTAGAGGCGGGACCAAGATTCTTCTTGCGGTAGAGCCTCCAGAGATCCTAGTTCGTCTTATTCCTACGCTCGAAGACCGCGAGGCTGTACTGATCGCGGCTGACAAACTGGCTGCCGCAAAGACTATGCGCGTGAAGTCTGCCGCGGGCACCGACATTATTTTTCCCCTCGGTTCTTATCCGCTATTGAAGGAGTACGGGTTTGTCGATGAACCAGGCAGATGGGATCATTGGCCAAGCGGATTTGTCGCGACTTGGCCGACCGATAGAACTGCCCAAGGAACGATTGTGCTTGATAGCGGTGATATCTGGACCCCGCGCAAGACCTATATCAACACGCCAATCAAGCTTACCGTGCGCGAGGGTTACGTGACCAGTATCGAAGGCGGCCTCGATGCAGACCTGCTAAAGGACTACATGGAGTACTTTAACGATCCAGATGCTTACGCCATCTCGCATGTTGGATGGGGTCTGCAAAAGCGCGCTCGTTGGTCAGTGCTAGGCCTCTATAACCGGGAATCGACCTTAGGGATGGACGCGCGTTCGTTTGCGGGCAATTTTCTGTTCTCGCTTGGTCCGAACAACGAAGTTGGTGGCAGCAATAACAGTGCGTGCCATATCGATATTCCGATGAGAAATTGCACTGTCACACTGGACGGAGTTGACGTCGTTCAGAAAGGTTGTCTGACGGGTGATGGGGCGTCGAAAACGCTGAACTAG
- a CDS encoding TetR/AcrR family transcriptional regulator, giving the protein MEHDDNEFLVPPRVTRRPGRPGTESLAKEETRDTILDSAEQLFSQLGYTTTSFRDIAVDANVNPGLISYYFGSKRALYEAVYKRRGKNLTDRWSEMLDALEERSDQPPTVAEILRVYLSAQFEMKQKGPGGVAFFRLQTRLHSEPQKEAFMLRRDVYDSVGRRFVSLLERALPGVETADISWRFIFIIGVGLYMTSDVDRLNDLSSGRFDSNHLDEALERMMTFCTVGMMAPSTELKVRKAPRKQKTAKAAALPNLGSRARVK; this is encoded by the coding sequence ATGGAACACGACGATAACGAATTTTTGGTGCCTCCTCGTGTAACGCGGCGACCTGGGCGACCTGGAACCGAGTCTCTGGCCAAAGAAGAGACCCGCGACACAATTCTTGATTCTGCCGAACAATTGTTTTCCCAATTAGGTTACACGACAACCTCGTTCCGCGATATCGCAGTCGATGCGAACGTGAACCCTGGGCTCATTAGCTATTACTTCGGATCTAAGCGAGCTCTGTATGAGGCCGTCTACAAACGTCGTGGTAAGAACCTGACCGATCGCTGGAGTGAGATGCTCGACGCTTTGGAAGAGCGCAGCGATCAGCCGCCGACGGTTGCAGAAATCCTTCGGGTTTACTTGTCAGCGCAGTTTGAAATGAAGCAAAAGGGGCCCGGCGGCGTGGCCTTCTTTCGTCTCCAGACGCGTCTGCATAGCGAGCCGCAAAAGGAGGCATTCATGTTGCGTCGTGATGTTTACGACAGTGTGGGCCGACGGTTCGTCTCCTTACTGGAGCGGGCGCTGCCCGGCGTAGAGACGGCCGACATTAGCTGGCGGTTTATATTCATCATCGGTGTCGGCCTTTATATGACATCAGATGTAGATCGTCTAAATGATCTCTCCAGTGGACGATTTGATTCAAATCACCTTGATGAAGCGCTGGAGCGAATGATGACCTTTTGTACCGTGGGGATGATGGCACCATCAACGGAATTGAAAGTCAGAAAAGCCCCAAGGAAACAGAAGACAGCCAAGGCGGCGGCGCTGCCGAATCTCGGTTCGCGCGCGCGCGTTAAATAG
- a CDS encoding transposase: MRDGRCQYDRCAKRELVEAGSQLSVSVAKLAYQQALNANLLRKWIRQYQREGNVASVTRLPALTSAFIPVVAVQAAAPMTVSMLRARLPNGIEIDAHCATRDDILSLLQMLCQLPCSASTRD, encoded by the coding sequence TTGCGGGATGGTCGTTGTCAATATGATCGTTGCGCCAAACGCGAATTAGTCGAAGCTGGTTCACAGCTTAGTGTATCGGTGGCCAAACTGGCCTATCAACAGGCCCTCAATGCCAATTTGTTGCGCAAGTGGATTCGCCAGTATCAACGCGAAGGCAATGTGGCATCGGTGACGCGTTTACCGGCGCTCACTTCTGCTTTTATTCCGGTCGTGGCGGTGCAGGCTGCAGCGCCGATGACGGTTTCAATGCTGCGTGCCAGATTGCCCAATGGGATTGAGATTGATGCCCACTGTGCCACCCGCGACGACATATTGTCGCTGCTTCAGATGCTTTGCCAGTTGCCATGTTCCGCCTCGACTCGGGACTGA
- the tnpB gene encoding IS66 family insertion sequence element accessory protein TnpB (TnpB, as the term is used for proteins encoded by IS66 family insertion elements, is considered an accessory protein, since TnpC, encoded by a neighboring gene, is a DDE family transposase.), translating into MFRLDSGLKVYLHRDAVDGSKSINGLAAIVEQALRLNPFAPALYVFCNRRRDRIKLLLRDRTGFW; encoded by the coding sequence ATGTTCCGCCTCGACTCGGGACTGAAGGTGTATTTGCACCGGGATGCGGTCGATGGTAGCAAGAGCATTAACGGTCTTGCCGCCATCGTCGAGCAGGCATTGAGGTTGAATCCGTTTGCACCGGCCCTGTATGTCTTCTGTAACCGACGGCGCGACCGCATCAAATTGTTACTGCGAGATCGCACCGGATTCTGGTGA
- a CDS encoding transposase — translation MQVERDLLKEQLKAFPRRLFGTRSEARSTVQRDLFLNEAEALAAHAALPSQQSDVDIIVPGHQRKKPGRKPLDPALPREVIRTTRPESVRIRDRTQELVIR, via the coding sequence ATGCAAGTCGAGCGCGATCTGCTCAAGGAACAACTCAAAGCCTTTCCGCGCCGATTATTCGGTACCAGGAGCGAAGCACGCAGCACTGTTCAACGCGACTTGTTTCTCAATGAGGCGGAGGCGCTGGCCGCACATGCTGCGCTGCCATCGCAACAGAGCGACGTAGACATTATCGTTCCAGGTCATCAGCGCAAGAAACCGGGCCGCAAGCCGCTGGACCCGGCGTTGCCACGCGAAGTCATCCGTACCACGCGGCCAGAATCGGTACGTATCCGTGATCGGACGCAAGAACTGGTTATTCGTTGA
- a CDS encoding (2Fe-2S) ferredoxin domain-containing protein gives MNVEHVEVYVCMNVDCRSRGAEAMLAAVNAQLDEQGMKHVVTEKIMCFAACNLGPNIVIPSTRCWLSGVTKEDAGAVVNYLKGEEDISRFQQNNDPEIDTMIFEMIDAGLLDKECAN, from the coding sequence ATGAATGTAGAGCATGTTGAAGTGTATGTGTGCATGAACGTCGACTGCCGTAGTCGGGGAGCTGAAGCTATGTTAGCCGCCGTTAACGCGCAGCTTGATGAGCAGGGCATGAAGCACGTCGTGACCGAGAAAATCATGTGCTTTGCCGCATGCAATCTTGGGCCAAACATCGTCATTCCGTCGACCCGGTGCTGGCTTAGCGGAGTGACTAAAGAAGATGCTGGCGCGGTCGTGAATTATTTAAAAGGGGAGGAAGACATATCCCGCTTTCAGCAGAACAATGATCCCGAAATAGATACGATGATTTTCGAGATGATTGATGCCGGTCTGCTCGACAAAGAATGCGCAAATTGA
- a CDS encoding NADH-ubiquinone oxidoreductase-F iron-sulfur binding region domain-containing protein: MRKLTPLTSVHALFDWSKSHDPSLAAYRLLGGYQAFNDIRKKTSLEPLLDQIEQSMLTGKGGANFPTHRKMRLMLAQGGDRKILVVNGSEHEPGSLKDRYLIENVPHKVLEGALIAAHAVKANEIVVAINEGSSDAVTSFRNALQELLSNPDIDFSGISITVQTVPEIYIVGEETALLETLEGKTPLPRSKPPFPIQEGLHGLPTLVQNVETVAHLPFIFSAGAASYRALGRNGNGVTLCTLGKEFINPGVYEIPLGTSIREVLYEWGRGLQNGTAIKCVQPGGPSSGFLSSSDFDAPLDAKALGQYGSALGCAVIRAYSVNECMVQRIGEIMHFFAETSCGQCPRCRMETNMLDTIVKQVLAGKGTPKLLDKVEDVIKLATGQGICSLIGMPVAPIRTGLCLFYDEFLAHLENRCTCCTTRNEPQRVGQGIEGSQHDRPA; the protein is encoded by the coding sequence ATGCGCAAATTGACTCCGCTGACATCCGTGCATGCGCTTTTTGATTGGAGTAAATCCCACGATCCGTCGCTTGCAGCGTATCGGCTCCTCGGCGGTTATCAAGCCTTTAACGATATTCGAAAGAAAACTTCACTAGAGCCACTTCTTGATCAGATCGAACAATCGATGTTGACCGGTAAGGGAGGCGCAAATTTTCCAACGCATCGGAAGATGCGGCTCATGTTGGCTCAAGGGGGCGATAGAAAAATTCTGGTTGTTAACGGCAGCGAACATGAGCCGGGCTCCCTGAAAGATCGCTATCTGATCGAGAACGTTCCCCACAAAGTCCTCGAGGGCGCACTTATTGCAGCGCACGCAGTTAAGGCAAATGAAATCGTGGTCGCAATCAACGAAGGATCAAGCGATGCGGTGACATCCTTTAGAAATGCGCTTCAAGAGTTGCTAAGCAACCCCGATATTGATTTTTCCGGTATATCCATAACCGTGCAAACCGTTCCCGAAATTTACATTGTGGGGGAAGAGACGGCGCTTTTGGAAACACTCGAAGGGAAGACGCCTCTGCCGCGCAGTAAGCCACCATTTCCAATTCAGGAGGGGTTGCACGGATTGCCCACCCTGGTTCAAAACGTCGAAACGGTCGCGCACCTCCCCTTTATCTTTTCAGCTGGTGCTGCGTCATATCGTGCTCTTGGCCGTAATGGTAACGGCGTAACTCTCTGCACCCTTGGGAAAGAATTTATTAATCCCGGGGTGTACGAAATCCCCCTTGGCACAAGTATTCGTGAAGTGCTTTACGAGTGGGGCCGTGGGCTACAAAACGGTACGGCGATTAAGTGCGTCCAGCCTGGCGGTCCTTCATCTGGTTTTCTTTCGTCATCGGACTTCGATGCACCCCTTGACGCGAAGGCTCTGGGCCAATATGGATCAGCTCTCGGCTGTGCCGTTATCAGAGCATATTCCGTGAATGAATGTATGGTTCAGCGCATCGGCGAAATTATGCATTTTTTCGCCGAGACATCCTGCGGGCAGTGCCCGCGCTGTCGAATGGAAACCAACATGCTCGACACCATCGTGAAGCAAGTGCTCGCTGGAAAAGGAACTCCGAAGCTTCTCGACAAAGTCGAAGACGTCATCAAGCTCGCAACGGGGCAAGGCATTTGCAGCCTGATCGGAATGCCTGTTGCCCCAATCAGGACGGGATTGTGCCTCTTTTATGACGAGTTTCTGGCACACCTGGAAAACAGATGTACCTGCTGCACCACTCGAAATGAACCTCAACGTGTTGGTCAAGGGATAGAAGGATCGCAACATGACAGACCGGCTTAG